The genomic segment ATGGTTTGAACTGCACTCTTCTCCAATCGGGAAATCTGGGCTTGTGAAATGCCTAGTTCCTTAGCGATTTCGGTCTGCGTTTGTCCCAAATAAAAACGTTTTGAAAGAATTGATTGTTGTCTTTCATCCATACTAGATACAGTTTCTTTAACAGATACATACGTCAGCCACCGTTCTTCTGAAACCGTTTTGTCCTGTATTTGATCCATCATAAATACTGGATCACCGCCGTCACCGTTCATAGGCTCATGAAGGGACATTGGATCTTGAATTGCATCAAGGGCAAAGAGAATATCATCGGCGGGTATACCTGTTGCTTCAGACAAATCCGATATTCGCGGTTCTCTTTGATTATCATTAATGAACTGCTCTTTCGCTCTTATTGCCTTATAAGCGGTATCTCGAAGTGATCTTGATACTCGTATTGAATGATGATCACGTAGATGTCTTTTAATTTCTCCAATAATCATCGGGACTGCGTATGTTGAAAATCTGACATTATGTTTCAAATCGAAGTTGTCAATTGATTTAAGCAAGCCGATACATCCGACTTGAAATAAATCATCCGCTTGTTCCCCCCTGTATGCGAATCTTTGGACCAGACTTAGGACGAGACGCAAATTGCCAATGACGAGCTCTTCCCTTGCTGCATGATCTCCGCTCTGTAACCTGATAAACGTTGCTTTCATCACGTCGTTTGTGAGTAACGGCAATTCGGACGTATCGATTCCACAAATTTCAACTCTTGTACGCACCATTAGCTTTTCCTCCGCATTCTGTAGATGACTGTACAAGATAGTCTGTCCGCAGTCGTCCAGAATATGCGGAAATTCGCATCGCCAATTTCACCCATTATGCAATCGGATGATTCAAGCTTTCACGCAGTTCCGAGATGATTTTTTTTTCGAGCCGTGAAATATAGGATTGAGAAATCCCAAGCAGTTCTGCTACTTCTTTCTGTGTCATTTCCTCTTGTCCCGTCAAACCGAAACGGCATTCCATAATATAACGCTCTCGTTCATCGAGACTCGTAATTGCTTCAATCATATGCTGGCGCTCGATTTTTCTTTCGACATCATCAATGATAATATGCTCATCTGTGCCAAGAATATCCGATAATAGTAATTCATTACCGTCCGCATCTGAATTTAACGGTTCATCAAAAGAAATCTCAGATCGTGTTTTGTTTGTTTTTCGAAGATGCATCAGAATCTCATTTTCAATACAGCGGGATGCATATGTGGCTAACTTGATGTTTTTGTCGGTCTTAAAAGTTTCGATTGCCTTTATAAGTCCGATTGCACCTATACTGATAAGATCTTCAATATGTGTATTTGTGTTATCAAAACGACGTGCAATGTAAACAACAAGACGAAGGTTTTTTTCAATTAGTCTGTCACGCGCGTTCATATCGCCTTCCATAAATGCTTGGATTGTTATTGCTTCTTCTTCCCGGGTCAACGGCTTTGGAAGGGACTCATGACCTCCAATATAGTATGTGCCGCTTTTCCTTTTAAAAAAGCTAGTGATTATCGACATCCATTTTCTAAATTTATACAGCATAAGCAGTTCCCCTCTCCCCGTTTAATGACTCCATTGCGGATACATGCAAGATTGCTCCCGCACCGTCCGGATAACGACGATCATTCTTTGTCACTACAATATAACCAGGTTGCAGCACGTTCCCTTCTCCTAAAACCCATTGCTTGAATCGAAAACCAACTGCCCAAGACTGTCCTTGCACCGTTACTAACCGAATCAGCCTTATTTGTTTGTGATAGCCCTCAGGAAACTCCGACATTGAAGGTGTTCCTTGAGGATTCCAAGCAAGCAAAGGCTTCATCAAATCTTCCGGTATATGCTTTTCCAGCACCTTTAACGAAACAAAATGGACTGGTGAACCAGACAATGGCTCCGTGCAACCGTTACCCGAATCGACGAATACATCAACCTCTACTTCAGCATCCCAAATAGAGAGAACTGAAGAAGCACGAAGCTCGGAAACATGGCGTGCAGTTCTGACATCAAGCCATTTTTTCCTCATGAAATAAAGAGAAATGTATGCGACAACTGCATAGGCAAGAACTGTAAACGCTGAACTGGACATATGGATGCGATATTGAAAAGCGGTTAGTAAACCACCAGCAAATACCGCCCCTATCAAAACCATTGTCGCAGATTTTTTCCACAGCTCAAAAGCCTTTCCAAAAGCGCAAACAGTCATGCAAATAAAAGATAAAACCAAAACACTCACCGATGATGGAAAAATAACGACAGGCATCGCACCCGCAAAAGAGGCGAACAATAATCGTCCGCGGGCGGCTTGTACGTTTCCTACTTTGTTGGCGAATGAAAGAATTGCATAATTGAATAGCATATTCACTCCTACAATGAGTTCCCCATACATAAGCCGCCCTCCCTGACAACAACGATAGCACCTATGGCGTAAAATGTTTGTCGGAACTAGGGGCAGACAAAAAAAAGAAATCGACAGGATTCGATTTTAGATAACGAGCGTTTTAGTTAGTTGAATGAAGAGATATGATCGGTTAATCGGGGTATATGATTGGTTGGCCTGTTATATGATTGGTTAGACATGCTTTTTGATTGCTTGGCCTGTTATATGATCGGCTAGACATGCTTTTTGATTGGTTCGCTCGTAATATGATCGGGCAGCATGCTTTATGATTGCTTGGCTCGTTATATGATTGGTTAGCATTTTTTTTGATTGCTTGGCCTGCTATATGATCGGTCAACATGCTTTTTGATTGCTTGGCCTGTTATATGATCGGTCAACATGCTTTTTGATTGCTTGGCCTGTTATATGATCGGTCAACATGCTTTTTGATTGCTTGGCACGTTATATGATCGGCTAGACATGCTTTTTGATCGGTTCGCTCGTAATATGATCGGGCAGCATGCTTTATGATTGCTTGGCTCGTTATATGATTGGTTAGCATTTTTTTTGATTGTTTGGCCCGTTATATGATTGGTTAGCATTTTTTTGATTGTTTGGCACGTTATATGATCGGTCAGTCATTCTTTTTGATCACTTAGCACGTTATATGATCGGGCAGCATGCCAACAATAATCAGACATCACCTAATCCACTTCATAGCTAACTAAACGTAAAAAAAGCTTTCCAGAAAGCGCGGTTGCACTTTTTGGAAAGCTTTTGGTCTTACATCATTATTAACGACGACGATTGCGTAAAAACGTCGGAATATCGAGCGTGTCATCTTGTTGATTACCTTGAGGTTGGCGTGTTGGTTCCGGTTGTTGGAACTGTGGCGCTTCCTCTCTGCTACGCTCACGTGTTGGTGGCTGTTGAGTTGGCGGTTGCTGCTCACGCGTTGGCGGTTGTGTACGACTTGCACCGAAGCCCGGGCTTCTTGCAGGACGAGATACGGTAAGCTGCTCTTCGCTGAAGCCTGTTGCAATGACTGTTACGATAATTTCATCCTTCAAGTTGTCATTGATGACAGAACCGAAAATCATATTCACATCTTCATCTGAAGCTGAAGCAACGATATCTGCAGCTTCCTGTACTTCGAATAGGCTCAAGTTTGAACCGCCTGTGATATTCATAAGTACACCTTTTGCACCGTCGATTGACGTTTCGAGTAGTGGGCTTGAAATGGCTTTTTTCGCCGCTTCAGCCGCACGATTTTCTCCCGTAGACATCCCGATTCCCATAAGAGCAGAGCCTTTATTGGACATGATTGTCTTAACGTCTGCAAAGTCTAAGTTGATAAGTCCAGGTACAGCGATCAAGTCGGAAATACCTTGAACCCCTTGACGTAGTACATTATCGGCTTCACGGAAAGCTTCGAGCATTGGCGTATTTTTATCTACAATTTCAAGCAATTTATCATTTGGTATGACGATTAGTGTATCCACAGATTCTTTCATAGATGTTATACCGCCGATTGCCTGTGTCTGGCGTTTTCGTCCTTCAAAAGTGAACGGCCTAGTAACAACACCAACAGTCAGAGCACCCAAATCTTTCGCAATTTGTGCGATGACTGGAGCAGCCCCAGTACCTGTTCCACCGCCCATACCTGCAGTAACGAACACCATATCAGATCCGCGCAATGCTTCTTCGATTTGTTCTCTGCTTTCTTCGGCAGCTTTTTTACCAACTTCCGGATTCGCACCTGCCCCAAGTCCGCGTGTCAATTTGCCACCAATTTGTAATTTCACTTCAGCAGTCGAAAGGTTTAATGCCTGTGCATCTGTATTAACTGCGATAAATTCCACGCCTTGCACACCATGTTCAATCATTCTATTTACAGCATTATTACCGCCACCGCCTACACCAATTACTTTGATGACTGCTAACGCGTCAACATTCGTATCGAATTCTAGCATCGTCTCTCCTCCTAGTCCATTTCATACAGTTGTTCATTGAATCATTCGAAGAAATTGTCAAAGACTTTCTTTGCTTTATCTAAAATACCAGGTTTCTTTTCTTTGTTCCGGTCTACTGACTTTTTCTTGTTGACCGGAGCCGGCGTATGATTATCAGAAGCCGAAACTGTCGCTGACTCAGGGACATGACCAAAATAAGAATCTTGCATATGTGCATAGCGTATAAGTCCTACCGCAGTTGCATACATCGGTTCTCTTACCCCGATATACTCTGGTGTATGAATACGGACCCTTGTTTTCAACACATGTCTTGCTAATTGTAGGATACCATCCATCTTCGTTATACCACCGGTCAATACGACTCCACCTGGTAAATCATGTACGCCCATGCGGTACAGCTCTTCCAGAACGAGATCAAAAAGTTCTTCAAGCCGAACACCGATAATTTCCGATATGTATCTTTGGCTGTACTGATCTTTTGAATCAGCACCAATGACAGGTACTTCAAACAATTCATCATCCGATGCATCATCTGAGAAAGCATGTCCATACTGATGCTTAATTTTTCTTGCCTGTTCAGTTGGCGTTTTCAAAATAATTGAAAGATCTTTTGTAATATGATCCCCGCCAACTGGTATGACTGCTGTCGCCATGAATCGGTTTTCGCCAAAAATGGAGACTGTGGTAGAACCACCACCGATATCAATAAATGCACTGCCGTGATTCTTTTCATCATTCGTCAGAGCAAACGTACCGGCAGCAAGCGGTTGCAAGTAGATTTCTTGGATTACAAGACCTGCTCGTTCCACGCAGCGTAGTATATTATGAATAAGTGTTTTTGATGTAGTAATAAGCGTTCCGTCCATTTCAAGCCGGACACCGATCATTCCCCTTGGATCCGTTATTTCATCATAATCGTCAACAATAAATTGTTTCGGAATGATGTTAACGATTTCCCGATCAGGTGGAACTGACATGACCTGCGCTGATTTCATAACCCGATCGAGGTCGTCATCAGTAATTTCACGATTTTCCGAGTTAACTGCAACAACTCCTTTGACGTCCTGTAACGAAACGCCATTTGCAGGAATGCCCAGAATGACTTCACGGATTTGCATCCCTATCATTCTTTCGGCCTGGTCAACCGCTTTTCGGATAGATTGGACAGTTGCATCAATATCGATGATTGTCCCTTTCCGAATTCCCGCAGATTGAACATTGCCAACTCCGATAACGTGCAAGGATCCGCCATCCACTTCACCTACTAACACCTTAACTGACGAAGAACCTATATCAAGTGATACATATAATTCTGATTGGCTCAATTACTGGCACCTCCCAAATCAACTCTTAACTCCCATTCTATTGCATTGGGAGTGCATTGTCTAAATATTTTCGACATCTCTTATTCAAACCCCTTCATTAATGTGCATTTGTGTTGGTAACTTTCCCTCGCTCTGCCCATTTAACAAGCAAAATCCTTCTAATAACGGCGATATTTTGGAATAACCTTACACCGAATGCAAAAATTGCCGCAAGATATAAATCGACTCCTAGATGCACTCCTAAAAATGCCAGTGCGGCCGCCAGTACTATGTTAAAGAAGAATCCAGATACAAACACCTTATCATCGTATACTTGCTGTAAATGAGCCCTGATGCCCCCGAATAGCGTATCAAGGGCAGCCAGTACAGCAATTGATAAGTAATTTTCATATACCTGTGGAATTTGAATGTCTGATAATAGACCCATCGAAATTCCGAGTACAAGACCAAGTAATGGTAACCACATAAGTCATTCCCCTTTCGGCAATTCCTCTAAAAACTGATTTTCCAGCCTTTCTGGATAACCGCGGATTTCCACCGCCATTTCTGGTTTTCCAACTTCAAGGATTAAATCATCCAGATAAAAGTCATCGTGAATCGCCGAGGCTACTAAATAATTGTATACTTTTTCACTGTCTGCAAAGGTCGGAGAAATGATTTTCATGGAAAAGGGCGGTGTTGAAACATTCAACCCATTCACAGTGGTCATTCCATTAATATCTCTGATGGAGCTCAGTATCGTATATCGTTTGCCATCAATTTCAAAAATGAGGCCTTTAAAACGATTCAACTCATTGACAAAACGAGTGAGTAGATCTGGAGATATTCCGGTGATTGGTACACCGAAGGCCACACTTTCAGCAGCTGGCCGAACTTTGATAATAATGCCCGGTCCTTCAACGTCAGTAACACCCGCTTGCCGATAGAGCTTGTCCACTGTTTGGGTTAGCGCCCTCCCAGTGTTTTCTATATTTAACGATTTGTATGTGAGTATTGTCTTGTCCAACTCCCGAATTTCAGAAAGCAATTCAGAGTGGAACTGCTTTTCACTTGCCAGGTCTTGACGGATTGCCCAAATGTCCCTCGTATCTCGTTCTTCTGGGTTTTTCATCGAATTGAATTGGATGGCAGTCATAAACCCGACAAGGAGCAAGATCAGCGTGAATCTCCAATGTATTGTTTTTCTCACCCGTCCAACCCCCTACACCATTACTCAACTCTCATTGCGCAAAGCCGACAGCCTAATATCCTTTGATTGTTCTGTAGTGACCACGATATTATCCCTGATTAGGCTGTCAATCACACCACCTTTTAAATGTAAGGCTGAAGAAAGAACGTCCATATCACCAATCGCCTCTATAACAAATGGCGCCGGATAAGTTCTTCCATCAACCGTAATGACTGGTCCTGTGCATTTTATATAAGAGTTTGATGTAATTCGTTGTCCATTTATCGCTAATCCTTGCGCTCCTGAAATCCTTAATTCATTGACGACCCGAAGTATATGACTTTCATGAACAATATAATCGTTCGGGTTCTGTTCAACAGGATCATAATCGGCATCTTTCAAAGTAACTTTGAGACCTTGTCCGATAGCAGGGATTGCACCAAGCAGCAAGCGAAGATTTTTCGCCTCATCAACGAGACTGGCATGATCCTTCTCCCCCATGGAGAAAGAACGTTCATACTCACGTATCTCTTCCTGCTTGGCGGCGATTTCATCGGTCAGTTCCTTATTTCGTTCCTGCTGACTGATTAGTCCTTCTCGGTAATCCTCTTCCTTGTTAAATGCAGGCGATTGAGTACTATCGTTCTCCTGGTTTATGCCGAGGGTTCGATATGAAAACGCGAGGATGAAACCCAGCACAAGAAAGACAACTGAAAAAAGAATACTTCTTCCCCTCTTTTTGTATGCATCATTCACCTTCTTCATCAATCGGCTCTTCCTCCTCCTCTACTAACCCGTATACCTTACTAAAAGGAGTGAAAAACGTTCCAACTTCCATATCTATTACACCTTTTTCATAACTATTCAATTGGGCTGTTACATCTGGATAATAAGCCATTTTTTCAGCGAACGTTGAGATGAATGCGCGGACCTCGAATCCATCGTCCATATAGACCGTAATACTATCCGAATCCTTTTCATCCCCTGTAACAATAATTTCTGAAATCAGGTGATAGACAGTGTCGTCCAGTTTCAGCAACTGTGCTGTTATCCGCTTCAGTGTATCAGGATTTTTGAAATTATTTAAGACAGGCGATTCAGCCTCAGGCAACAACATCCCGGTTGGGAACGTTTCCCCACTTTCTAACAGTAAACTATATTGTCCCCCGTCTTCAAGATAGGCAATCGTCTTCCATTCGGTAATTACGATTTCAATATTCCTAAACCATTCCCGTGACACCGATACCTTTTGTACGCCTTCAATTTTCTCCATAGATTCTTCGATGTCACCGGTACTGAAGCTCCAAAGAGAGTTGTCTATTGTTAAACCACTTTTTTCTTCATAAAATGCCTGCTCATGTAGAACGGCACCGCTAACCTTAATCGTCTCTAGCTTACTAAGGGGTGATTGAAAATAAAGGATAGCTAGGAGTGCAACAACAAACACAGTCAACATGAACAGGAATTTTTTATTTGTTTTTCTGCGACGCTTTTCCCGCAAGGATGGAATTCGCTCTTCGATGTCAATGACTTTGTCCATTTTGCCCCTCCTCTATCAACTCGTTTTTTTGCCCACTGTAAAATGCATGATGGTCCCTGCCGCTATCCACGTCGTCATCAAAGATGAGCCGCCATAGCTTATAAAAGGCAATGTGACGCCCGTTACAGGCAAAAGCCCTGATACCACGCCGACATTCAAAAATGTTTGAAAAATGATCATTGAACCCATGCCTGCAACCATCAGAAATGCATATCGTCCTTTCGTTCTGATTGCGATTCCGAAAGTTGATGCCAATAAAACGGTAAACAGCAACAATACCAACGTCGCCCCAATGAATCCTGATTCTTCCGCGATAATCGAAAAAATAAAGTCATTTTGTGGTTCGGGCAAATAGAGATACTTCTGACGGCTATTGCCGTAACCATGACCAACCAATCCTCCGGGCGCAATCGCAAACAACGACTGAATTCCTTGGAAGCCCTTACCAAGAGGATCACTCCATGGGTCGATATACGATTTGATGCGATCCAATCTGTAAGGAGCCGCGGCAATTAATGCAACAAAAGCACCTATTCCAGCAAAACCAAGAAATGCGAAAAATTTTAGTGGGTATCCTGCA from the Sporosarcina psychrophila genome contains:
- the sigG gene encoding RNA polymerase sporulation sigma factor SigG gives rise to the protein MVRTRVEICGIDTSELPLLTNDVMKATFIRLQSGDHAAREELVIGNLRLVLSLVQRFAYRGEQADDLFQVGCIGLLKSIDNFDLKHNVRFSTYAVPMIIGEIKRHLRDHHSIRVSRSLRDTAYKAIRAKEQFINDNQREPRISDLSEATGIPADDILFALDAIQDPMSLHEPMNGDGGDPVFMMDQIQDKTVSEERWLTYVSVKETVSSMDERQQSILSKRFYLGQTQTEIAKELGISQAQISRLEKSAVQTIREGMEQ
- the sigE gene encoding RNA polymerase sporulation sigma factor SigE encodes the protein MLYKFRKWMSIITSFFKRKSGTYYIGGHESLPKPLTREEEAITIQAFMEGDMNARDRLIEKNLRLVVYIARRFDNTNTHIEDLISIGAIGLIKAIETFKTDKNIKLATYASRCIENEILMHLRKTNKTRSEISFDEPLNSDADGNELLLSDILGTDEHIIIDDVERKIERQHMIEAITSLDERERYIMECRFGLTGQEEMTQKEVAELLGISQSYISRLEKKIISELRESLNHPIA
- a CDS encoding sigma-E processing peptidase SpoIIGA: MYGELIVGVNMLFNYAILSFANKVGNVQAARGRLLFASFAGAMPVVIFPSSVSVLVLSFICMTVCAFGKAFELWKKSATMVLIGAVFAGGLLTAFQYRIHMSSSAFTVLAYAVVAYISLYFMRKKWLDVRTARHVSELRASSVLSIWDAEVEVDVFVDSGNGCTEPLSGSPVHFVSLKVLEKHIPEDLMKPLLAWNPQGTPSMSEFPEGYHKQIRLIRLVTVQGQSWAVGFRFKQWVLGEGNVLQPGYIVVTKNDRRYPDGAGAILHVSAMESLNGERGTAYAV
- the ftsZ gene encoding cell division protein FtsZ; protein product: MLEFDTNVDALAVIKVIGVGGGGNNAVNRMIEHGVQGVEFIAVNTDAQALNLSTAEVKLQIGGKLTRGLGAGANPEVGKKAAEESREQIEEALRGSDMVFVTAGMGGGTGTGAAPVIAQIAKDLGALTVGVVTRPFTFEGRKRQTQAIGGITSMKESVDTLIVIPNDKLLEIVDKNTPMLEAFREADNVLRQGVQGISDLIAVPGLINLDFADVKTIMSNKGSALMGIGMSTGENRAAEAAKKAISSPLLETSIDGAKGVLMNITGGSNLSLFEVQEAADIVASASDEDVNMIFGSVINDNLKDEIIVTVIATGFSEEQLTVSRPARSPGFGASRTQPPTREQQPPTQQPPTRERSREEAPQFQQPEPTRQPQGNQQDDTLDIPTFLRNRRR
- the ftsA gene encoding cell division protein FtsA; amino-acid sequence: MSQSELYVSLDIGSSSVKVLVGEVDGGSLHVIGVGNVQSAGIRKGTIIDIDATVQSIRKAVDQAERMIGMQIREVILGIPANGVSLQDVKGVVAVNSENREITDDDLDRVMKSAQVMSVPPDREIVNIIPKQFIVDDYDEITDPRGMIGVRLEMDGTLITTSKTLIHNILRCVERAGLVIQEIYLQPLAAGTFALTNDEKNHGSAFIDIGGGSTTVSIFGENRFMATAVIPVGGDHITKDLSIILKTPTEQARKIKHQYGHAFSDDASDDELFEVPVIGADSKDQYSQRYISEIIGVRLEELFDLVLEELYRMGVHDLPGGVVLTGGITKMDGILQLARHVLKTRVRIHTPEYIGVREPMYATAVGLIRYAHMQDSYFGHVPESATVSASDNHTPAPVNKKKSVDRNKEKKPGILDKAKKVFDNFFE
- a CDS encoding small basic family protein; its protein translation is MWLPLLGLVLGISMGLLSDIQIPQVYENYLSIAVLAALDTLFGGIRAHLQQVYDDKVFVSGFFFNIVLAAALAFLGVHLGVDLYLAAIFAFGVRLFQNIAVIRRILLVKWAERGKVTNTNAH
- a CDS encoding DUF881 domain-containing protein, which translates into the protein MRKTIHWRFTLILLLVGFMTAIQFNSMKNPEERDTRDIWAIRQDLASEKQFHSELLSEIRELDKTILTYKSLNIENTGRALTQTVDKLYRQAGVTDVEGPGIIIKVRPAAESVAFGVPITGISPDLLTRFVNELNRFKGLIFEIDGKRYTILSSIRDINGMTTVNGLNVSTPPFSMKIISPTFADSEKVYNYLVASAIHDDFYLDDLILEVGKPEMAVEIRGYPERLENQFLEELPKGE
- a CDS encoding DUF881 domain-containing protein → MKKVNDAYKKRGRSILFSVVFLVLGFILAFSYRTLGINQENDSTQSPAFNKEEDYREGLISQQERNKELTDEIAAKQEEIREYERSFSMGEKDHASLVDEAKNLRLLLGAIPAIGQGLKVTLKDADYDPVEQNPNDYIVHESHILRVVNELRISGAQGLAINGQRITSNSYIKCTGPVITVDGRTYPAPFVIEAIGDMDVLSSALHLKGGVIDSLIRDNIVVTTEQSKDIRLSALRNES
- a CDS encoding cell division protein FtsQ/DivIB; the protein is MDKVIDIEERIPSLREKRRRKTNKKFLFMLTVFVVALLAILYFQSPLSKLETIKVSGAVLHEQAFYEEKSGLTIDNSLWSFSTGDIEESMEKIEGVQKVSVSREWFRNIEIVITEWKTIAYLEDGGQYSLLLESGETFPTGMLLPEAESPVLNNFKNPDTLKRITAQLLKLDDTVYHLISEIIVTGDEKDSDSITVYMDDGFEVRAFISTFAEKMAYYPDVTAQLNSYEKGVIDMEVGTFFTPFSKVYGLVEEEEEPIDEEGE
- the ftsW gene encoding putative lipid II flippase FtsW, with the protein product MRSLEAKLKTSFIVSAVALSFIGLAFVHSAGSYWGAVHYADSSPFIVKQAIYMAVSIGIALVIMKSPLTSSPKTWTFVYWMTILLLVAVLIPGVGAMRNGSQSWIALGPFSIQPAEFVKVALIGKLACSLDKIQGKGIFQFSHFGLILLPAALIMLQPDLGSAVIMIVSAFVILFIAGYPLKFFAFLGFAGIGAFVALIAAAPYRLDRIKSYIDPWSDPLGKGFQGIQSLFAIAPGGLVGHGYGNSRQKYLYLPEPQNDFIFSIIAEESGFIGATLVLLLFTVLLASTFGIAIRTKGRYAFLMVAGMGSMIIFQTFLNVGVVSGLLPVTGVTLPFISYGGSSLMTTWIAAGTIMHFTVGKKTS